The genomic DNA atgcaattatATGGAATTGGATTGAAGTAAATGGTTTCAAATTGGATTATATTGGCTTGAACTGAATTTGACTGGATGGATTTGGCCTCTCATTTAACTTAATCTGAACTTCAGTGCCTTGAGATGACCTTTGTTATGAATTGTAGCCTcagaaaatgaactgaaatgaattgaaaGAGTTCATCCTGTTGCTGCACTTTTTGAAGAGCTCCGGCTAAAATCCGGATCTCTTcataaagatatattttatcCTATatctctttattattatgtgTGAATAGTCATTCTTGAATAAGTTAAGAAGGCAAAAAGCAACACCGCTGATCCATCTGTCTTTAATTCCTTTCCAGTTTTTAACAACCACAGCAAAGCAGGGACCAGGGAGAGTCCGAGGCCGAAGGCGGGCACACACAGCAGGGACTCACCCGCTCCTCCACTgccgcctcctcctccacctcctccacctctaCTGAGGGAGCGCAGCGAGCGGGCGGAGGCGCGGGAGCACGCCAGGGAGCTCCAGGCCTTGGCCAGCAGTCGGGGCACCGCCAACGGGTTGCCATTGAGGAGAGCGGCTGAGGAGCTACGGAAGCAGGTATGGTCTAGATTAAAGCTTTCATGGATCTACTGGCCACGGCTTCAGCAAGATGTTAATAGGAGAAACAGATAAAGGATGCAGTTTTACAGTGACATTTCTGTGGTAATCTATTAGTTTTGAATACAAATACTTCTCAACACATTAGAATAccaacaaaaagttaatttaagtgaaaagtgaaactcatactTTACATAGATTAATTATATGCAAAGGGatgtcttttaaatgtttatttcaattcactttgatgattatggcttcaAGCTGATAGAATCCCAAAACTCAAAGTTTCAGATAATTACAATATTTCATAAGCCaaataaaatatggattttcATACATTAAATGGTAGCCAATCTTTATTTCCATGTACTTTACACTATATACAACCAACCCTCTTTGTAGCATTAATTACTGCATTTATGTGGTTCTTGAACTcttacaacacaaagtattcattGTCTAACCCCctgtcttgttttaatttaaatttaaaagttaacTGGGACCACAAACAACTTGGTTGCATTTGCAGATTTGGTCACAAACGCTGTTTGAGCAGGTGATTTCGAAGAGTGACCTATATCTGCTTCTAGTTGCTGATGATAGTtgaaaaatgatgatgatgattgtcatcatcatcatcatcattatcattatctttgtcaaagaataaaagaaaggaaaataggGGAAATTCTTTGAgtttttgcaaatgtattcaatAGAGCCTAtaccgattttttttttttttttttttacaaactcagaCTTTGCtcatttcagtaaatgtttcatGATTAGTTTATTGCGGAGCAGGTACAAATTccaagaaaaattttaaatcagaaataattttgctttgttttttaactgctgtgtaatatttgtttattgcgAGTATTTTCATCAACAATTTTGTGCTGCGTGGCAGAAACAAAAGCTTAGCATACATCACTCTGTATTGAATCTGAATCGCATGCTTTCCAGTGTTTGAcctaatgggaaaaaaattaagttgtttgtaattttataatttgttaAGATGCACCTGCATGGTTTCTTTTATTGTTAGCATGctcttaatttcttttattctccCATCTGCTATATCTTCCATTCATCTCTCTCTGTATGATTAATCCCAACTCTTCTttgcctctctctctgtcttggtttgcatttctttcctctctttctgtaTGTATGGTTCAACCTGCCCTCTCTGCTGCCTCTTCtattcttcctctcctcctcctctcctccatccATTGTGTCTGAGAGAGTAATGATTGTGTTTTGGCCTCCCGCGACTGCAGCTATATTTAGTAGCGCTGGCAGAGAGCTGCAAAAACCCTGCCTTCCCTCTTCGTGGCACTTAGCGGGTTTAAAGGAAGCCCACAAAGtgaaaacacaggaaaagaaGGCCGGACAAAAGCTTCAGTCTGAAAACAAGCTTTGCCTTGTCATGTTGCACAATTAAAAGCAACTGTCTGCTGAGGCTCTTTGTTTTGGCtcatctttttctcctctccacCTTCTACATTATGATTTCCAGCCCTTTAAATGCCAGTCTTCATCTTGCGGTGCTCACTGTTGCATGGTGCAGCTGCTAATGCACACTTAGACCcatagtttatgttttaaagtggTTGGTATTGTCCACTAAGAGCAGCAACGAATCTTAATGAGACTGACTTCCTGCCAAGACAAACTTTATACTCATTTCCTAGCAGTCTGTTGGCACTCTGTGTGATAATAAGACTTATGTTACGTTATAttcttctctcttcctctctgttcactcatcttctctctctctcttccttaaTTTCCTCATAAATTAGCGTGAATAGTATGTGTTCACCTTATAAGctcaagacacacacacatacacatttattcacatgatccactgaaaaaaatacaggcTCAGTGATACCAAAGGTGAAGTGATCATTCGTGCGAAAAGCAATCCAGAGTTTGTGTATGTTCGACTTGAAGGCCTACAATCATTATCATAATGCAGTTTGCTGCAACCCGGCTCTCGTTAATTCAATAGTAGCGTGTATCAACAGAATTCGTGCAGATGTAAAGAAcccttctgaaaaaaaatttaatttacatgcGTCTATGAGATTAAATACAGCCAAATTATGTCTTAATGTTGGCGCCAAGTTCTGGTATCACACAAATtatgtattgttatttttgagtATGACATGAATGTCTCTGCAGAAGTATGACTTTGTAATATGTATGGCTCCTTGCGAAAAATATTGAtacattttaagcttttacaTTGGATCGAAAGCATCAGTTTTACCACAGATTCTTAACTGGATTTatgtctgggctttgactgggccattctaacagaTGAATGCACTTTGATAACCACTGTGTTGCTATTCAGGCTGCGTGTTTAGGGCCACCGTCCTGCTGGAAAGCGAACCTCTATTTAAGTCTTAAGTATTTAGAGTCTCGATAACAAATTTTCTTACAGCAATGCCCtgtttttagctccatccatcttcccttCAACTCTGACTAGCTTCCCTGTCcatgctggagaaaaaaaaagaaaagaaaacagcttgTAACCACCCAGTTTAATGGCGGGGACGGTGTGTTCAGAGTATTAGTTTTCACCACACAAGGCATTTTGCATGTTAGCCAAATTTGGTCTCGTTTGACTGGAACACATACTTCTACTTACTGTCTGTGTCCCTTACATGGCTTGTGGTAAACTGCAGATGGAACGTCTTGtgagtttctttcaataattcAACAGACCGGCCACTTTTCAATAAAAGCCAGATTTGGGGTATGAAGAAATTGCAGATGTCCAGTTGACATCTGTAATTTTGTTGACAGACTTGACCAGCTGGGGCTCTGGATCTCAGCAGCAGCTACTATGTAGGATATTGTTTTGTAACTAaactgacctgtctgctgtgcttCTTGATCTTCTCCTTGATGGTTCAGTTTGTTCACTATTACTCCTAACAAACCTCTAAGgccttcacaaaacagctggactaatattgaaattaattaattatgcaCAGGTGCACTCTAATTACTTTgtcttcacaattatgtgctactttttgttggtcCATTACATGAATTGAAATTTCTGGTTTTTATGTGGAATAATTTTGAAAGTTTGAGGGTGTAATACAGTCGTGGCAATGATACGAACCACACAATATCTTAAACATCAAAGACATGATGTCACATCAAAAGGTCCCGATCATCTGCACTGatttcagtttgtattttgtgtAACTTTGTTGCCTGGAACATGATTCCTTGGTCTATTTTATTGGCCAGAAATCCTTGATTGATAGAAAACTGTATCATTACAGGAAATTCAGAATATACCAATGTAATTGTTTCCCCTCAAATTTCACAAACTTGCTGTCTACTAGTTTTTGCTGTCACTGTGAGAACATGTTGGAGCAACTGACTAGACGAAATCTCCATGTTGGGCTTCTCTCTTTCCCATGGTTgaatttcctcttttctttttctattctcTGTCTGGccttctctcttcttctgtctCTATGCATCCcctcctcctgcttctcctGTCTGGGCCAACTCCTGCAGATGTTGATTATAAAAAATAGTCTTCCTGCAAGCCCTCAACTGGGCTATAGCAACACATGATGTCATCTAGGCCCacctccctctccctcccctTCTTCTCACGTGCAGACGAAATCCTTTTTGCTTCTGTCTGCTCTtgtctcttgtttttctctcatttgttcTTATCGTCCCTCTGAGTCCGTTCAGATTTATATtgctttgtgtcatttttttgtgcttctttctttcctcgTTTCCCTGCTTTCATtccttcccctctctctctatTTACCAGACGGACAAGTTCTTAGTTCTCCCCCGATCAGAGCAGGTCTGCTGAGCCCCCTTGTGGTGGAAAGTGGGATTGGCAGTCTGAACCGCTTGGTCAGCAAACCGTAGCTGGTTAGATATCAGTTAGTCTGAACAAAGTTAATTAGTTTTAGTATAAACATCatgaagaacaacaaacagTTTGGAAGTTTTGGGTCATTCAAAAATCAGTCTAATTTGTAAGCAAGGCACTCCTTCACAATATTCATCACATGCTGATAAATTCTCTGCTTTactgtttggtttcttttcccTTTATTTCACACCTTTCCAGCACTCcctccttctttccttttcaccCTTTTTTCTCAACcattgtgtgcatgtgtgttagGAGGAGGGGGAACTGATTGACGGAGGCTGGGTTAGGTTTCAGTGCGCCCTTATCTTTTAATGGCCCGGTCTTTGTGTTGGCCCCTGCCACCTGAGACGAACACAacacaatacaatacaatacaatacatgtgcatgcacacacacacacacgcacacacgctcTCCCCGGCATGAATATGAGTGTGATGCGAGAGCCTTTCAAAGGAAAGCCTGTCAATGGGGCGGCTGTAGCTCACCTCCTGTTGAGCCCCGGCTGTGATTGATAACTCCATCtctactttcttcttctcctcaccCCCTATTCTTCTGTTCAAGCTCATCTAAACAGAGGAGCATAAAGACCCCacagaaaaattacaagaaCTCAGAAACATTTCTCATGTCTATATGAAATTCAAAGTACTCTTGCTGTGCTTCTGAGTGGATAACAGAATAACAATCAATCAAAAATCTTTATGCTGTATATCATAAGCATAAAATTGGAAATATGTTTCAAGTTATTTAATTATAAGTCATAAGGAAAATATCAATTTGACTAAATAAGGCCTGGAACTGAACCCTGTGCTGTCCCATGGACAGGATCTTGGAGTTGAATACACCAGAAAGGCCTCTTTGTCCATATAAAATGGTTCAGGAGATAGATTTTTCTGCTTAACCcattagctttaaaaaaaaaaaacaaaaaaacaaaaaaaatcttttaggtTTACACATTTCATAACTCTTTATTCACACAGAGTAATCTAAAGGAAGGTAGAGATTCACTAAAGACAACCCCAAAGTTGGTGTGAAAGTAAGACTTAAAAATAACAGTGATTAGAAAGATAAATCTATGCCGCAATCTAACTGCACAAATGAGCGTTACTACAGATCCTTCCTTCCCACAGATTTTAGACTATATAACCATCACTGCTCCCAACAAGCTCAAACTCAGTGTTTCCATATTATTATATCATTGTATGTGGAAGGATAAGCATAAAAAGAACAAGAGCAGCAGGACATAACTTGATAAAGGTTAAAATTTGCCAGACCCCCAAAAAAATCAGCTGTAAATAAACTGACTGTAGACTCTCTGAACAAGCAACAGGACAACCATGTTTGTTCCTAAATCTCTCACTCACACACTTCAAAACACACATCCAATAAAAGACAAGCAAGTAAAAAGGCTATTTTTGTTTAGCCAAATGGGATTTTACCACGTGCCAATGACCCCACCTCCTACCTCATACTGTACAGCCATCTGTTAATGGAAACCACAGAGCCGTCACTGCTTCTCAGCTcgtgtttttcatgtttttcttttgctctctaAACTGTTGTTTATCCCCTCATGTTGTGGCTTTGCTCTTGTAGAAATCTCAGGCATAGTGTTGACAGTAAATGGAAGATTTAAGCAGCCTAGTCGATTTTAGTTTTTCCCCCCAGACTTTACTTACCGAACACAGCGTTCCACAAATAGCTTAGGATCTGTCTAACCAAATGTTTCAACATGCAGCTAGAAACGCTGTGTGACCTCTTCATTAGGAAACACCCACGTTCCTACATTCTACGAGTTGTGCTTTCTGAAAATTATATCTGTGTGGGCATATTGTGGAAAATTATCTTAATTATTATGTCTGAACGGTTGTATTTATAACTCAGACTTAATTTGAAacacagcaataaaacaaaatgtaatcagaCCATCGCCAcctttttttctagaaagcaTCCCTAGAATTCTGttaatctttttgtttccctCTCTATTTATCTCAGGTCTCGAAAGTGAATGGGATGACGCGGGCTGGCTCGGCACAAGCTGTCAGTGGTGCCAAGAAGAGCCACGACTTACGACTGCCGTCCAAAACTGTGAAGAAGTACACAGCCACCGTGTCCAAGGGCCACGTCACCTACACCAAAGCCAAACAGAAAGAACTGGGCAAGAAAACCAAACTCAGCAGCAGTAACAAACACAACAGCGCCGCCTCGGCATCATCGTCAGCGAACAATCACAATCAGCACAGCCAGCCAGCAGCCAGCAATAGGCTGGCCAACTCAGGAAAAGCAGCGGCACCAGCCCACTACAGCAATGCAAAAACCCGCAAACAGGTGCTATTATCAAACGGGCTGCACAAAGCGGCGGTCAACATGCGACCCAACGGCAGGCTAAATGGGCAATGGCACAATGCCTCAGCCAAGGAGGACGGGCAGAAACAGTGCCAGCAAGGCCACGGGGAGTGCCCGGGTCGAGAGGGACTGCGAAACTCCAAGCGCCGCCTGGAGGTGGTGCTTAACTCTGTGAGTACAGGGGTTGTTGTGCAGAAAGCCAAAACGAATGGCTCCGAGGCCAAAAAGGCCAAGCTTCAGCCCGCACCACTGGAGACGCGTAGCAGCAGCAAAAAGGTGGCCAATGACGAGAAAGCTGCCAAGCCGAACAGCACCCCTACCACTCCAATTTCTAATGGACATGATGCAGAGAAGCCCACCCTGCCTAAACAGACTCAACCTGCTACTCCACTTCCACCTTCTAGTCCACCGCCTCAACAAACGCCACCTCCTTCTACACCAGCAGCCAACGTGGAGCCAGTGAACCAGCGACCCAAGCGTGCATCGGCCGGCAAGCTGATGTTGATACGACAAGCACAGCAACAGCAAAGCAGGTCGCATGGTCGCAGCTTCTCCTCATCCCCCTCAGTAGGCCACAATAACACACCAAACCCCAGTCGAGCCAGCACTACCTCAGACCCTCAACAAACCTCTGCCTCCTCTCCCTCGTCCTGCAACAACTCATCTACTCTTCCTTCCACCAACGGTCCAGGCCAGATCAAACCAGCAGCGTTGCGACTCGCAGACCGCGACAAGGAGTGGGAGCACGAGAAAGAGCTGACACGGCAAAAGGAACGTGAGCAGGAGAAGGAGCGGGAGCGCCAGCGGAGCAAGCCAGAGGGCTGGGCAGCGCTGGGCGAAGTGCCTGTCTTCCGGCCCGCTCAGAGGGAGTACCAGGACCCTCTGGTGTACTTGGACGCAGTGAGGGAACAGGCCGAGGTGGCTGGGATGTGCCGTGTGGTGCCACCGCAAGACTGGCGGCCAGAGTGCAAGCTGAATGAGGAGATGCGCTTTGTTACACAGGTGCAGAGGGTCCACATGCTGGGCCGACGCTGGGGCCCAAATGTGCAGCGGCTGGCTTGCATCCGCAAGCACCTTAAATCTCAGGGCATTACCATGGATGAGCCACCCGTCATTGGTAAGTGAGCCAAATAGGAAGGCACGTTTGGTTGTGAACAGGAAAACTACCTCTAATagtatttaaaatgattaagtGTTAAGCTGCAGgcttctgcagagaaacactGCACTGATCTTACAGGAGTGAATTAAACCATGACAACCAGCTTTAACGCAGTAagcattcagtttcttttaaggTATAGAAATAATGGCacacaaagtaaagcaaaaaacTATTTGGAATTCAGCAGTGTGTTCACTAATAGCTGTGTATGACAAATACCAATCAGTAAAATGCCACAATgttgctcctcctctttgcaCGTGTTGTGCTTTTTTGTGCTTCCAACTGATTTCATGTTGTTTATAGAGAACAGCAACAATATGTATTGTTTTGGCACAAAACTTGATGGCTAGTAAAGATGAATCTTTCATCGTCCTCCTGTTAGCTTATAAATCTTTACTAGACTCCCAGTCACCTcaatttttttataacaatgtagagaaaaattttcatttttgatgacCATGTATCCTGTCATGTAGCTTCCAGggtgttgttttcattttttcttcagcttgttttgttgtttatatagAGCCTCATTTAAATCAGCTCAGTGTAGCGAGTGCTATTGCAGCTGTTAGCCAGACAGAGCTGGCATCCACTTTGCCACAATGGAGTGTCTGTCACCAGCCAAAATATCTTTCCTCTCAATGACTTCCTGTAGCATCGCCAGGAAATCACTTCGGCGTTAAGAGCAATTTGCCTCTCTTTTTGCCAGAGTGATTGTCTATAGAgggtttttttacagtgcataatgaccaaattaaataatttaagatgATGAAAAGGTTTGATCTGATCTGTAAATGCTATACCTGATACTGCTCTGAAAAAATACACGTTCTGCAAAATACACATTCTGCatgtataaaaatacacatgcattttttgtttgtgcaaaaatacacaaacgAAAATACTCAATAAGCAGACCAGTGACATTTTAGAGGTCTGTTTTGCACcagcaaaaacagaatcatttgattttttttaatattactgTCATGTTTAGAGATGAACCAATCTACATTTTGTCAATGTTAGATAATAGGGGCACCACCAACTTGTTCCATTGAAGAGAGGGAAGATTGtgtaaaaatctcaaaatggaTTCCCAGTTGATAAGCTATCTTTAGTGTCTTTTATATGAACTATTAGAATAATtagcattatttgttttatcaagGTATTCTGTGGGAAATTTGCAATCCTTTACTTTAAAGATTACAAAATCTTGCCTATTCCATGACGGCAGTAGAAAGCTCAAGTGGTTCCTACAGTCAGTATTTGCTACTTTTATGGACATGTCTAAGTGAAGAAGAGCTGCTACTGCAAAAGCagcatattttctttaatcaaaaatatttaaagttctACTACCAGTTTTGATGTTAACCGTTTGTAAGCTAACCCTCTGTTTGCTTTGTGCAGGTGGCTGTGAAGTGGACCTGTCACGTTTTTTCCAGCTCATCAATGACATGGGCGGCATGCAGCAGGTCATGGACCTGAAGAAGTGGACCAAGCTCGCCGACCTCCTGCGAATCCCCAAGTCAGCACAGGACCGGCTGGCCAAGCTACAGGAGGCGTATCTCCAGTACATCCTCTCCTATGACTCTCTTAGCGCCGAGGAGCGCCTCCGGCTTCTGGGCGACGTGCTGCAAGAGAAAAAGAATCTGGAGTCGCGCCAGGGCCCCCTGGAGGGCCTCTCGGATTCTGCTGCGCACGCCTTGCCACGCTACGAGCCCAAAAATGGGTTAGTGGGCGGAATAGTTGGAGGGACGACCGGGAACCATCTCACCAACGGAGTGTACCACCGTCTGAAAtgtctgaaggagctggaggcTCAGGTCAAAGCGGGTCGACGCCGGCTCTTCGCTCAGGAAAAACAAGGCAAAGAGGACAGGCATAACGGAGAGCAGCGAAT from Gambusia affinis linkage group LG14, SWU_Gaff_1.0, whole genome shotgun sequence includes the following:
- the jarid2b gene encoding protein Jumonji; the protein is MSKERPKRNIIQKKYDDSDGIPWSEERMMRKVLYLSLKEFRTAQKRQLDGDGTTNLNGSLANGQLNGSVSKGCHKEDGSLRSQGLHGSNKYGEDSPAKKRPRLQAQRKFAQSQPNSPSTTPVKVADTGNMNGNLSTAPSTSLSSLSSSSLSSSIQDLSRRKPKTEDFLTFLCLRGSSALPSNMAYFGSSQEEEDLEEEEDEEEEEVRNSAGVHTQGAGGSSQASSSSSCNSTPRKGKLPARQPLNGHVFNNHSKAGTRESPRPKAGTHSRDSPAPPLPPPPPPPPPLLRERSERAEAREHARELQALASSRGTANGLPLRRAAEELRKQVSKVNGMTRAGSAQAVSGAKKSHDLRLPSKTVKKYTATVSKGHVTYTKAKQKELGKKTKLSSSNKHNSAASASSSANNHNQHSQPAASNRLANSGKAAAPAHYSNAKTRKQVLLSNGLHKAAVNMRPNGRLNGQWHNASAKEDGQKQCQQGHGECPGREGLRNSKRRLEVVLNSVSTGVVVQKAKTNGSEAKKAKLQPAPLETRSSSKKVANDEKAAKPNSTPTTPISNGHDAEKPTLPKQTQPATPLPPSSPPPQQTPPPSTPAANVEPVNQRPKRASAGKLMLIRQAQQQQSRSHGRSFSSSPSVGHNNTPNPSRASTTSDPQQTSASSPSSCNNSSTLPSTNGPGQIKPAALRLADRDKEWEHEKELTRQKEREQEKERERQRSKPEGWAALGEVPVFRPAQREYQDPLVYLDAVREQAEVAGMCRVVPPQDWRPECKLNEEMRFVTQVQRVHMLGRRWGPNVQRLACIRKHLKSQGITMDEPPVIGGCEVDLSRFFQLINDMGGMQQVMDLKKWTKLADLLRIPKSAQDRLAKLQEAYLQYILSYDSLSAEERLRLLGDVLQEKKNLESRQGPLEGLSDSAAHALPRYEPKNGLVGGIVGGTTGNHLTNGVYHRLKCLKELEAQVKAGRRRLFAQEKQGKEDRHNGEQRMEEDRGILSDQYKCIYKGKSVSLTNFFRIARNTMTMCFNKEPGAAEVEQEYWRIVEQRDAHVAVHCGKVDTSTHGSGFPTGKSEPFSKHGWNLTVLPNNSGSILRHLGAVPGVTIPWLNIGMVFSTSCWSRDQNRLPYIDYLHTGADCIWYSVPAEEKAKLDKVVHTLLQANGTPGLEMLEKNIMISPEVLCREGVKVYRTVQRSGQFVVCFPGAFVSKVCCGYSVSETVHFATPHWMNLGYQAAKDLKFRCIAKPFSMEKLLYQIATAESKRDNGLLLTTISTLLKDLRNIELHQRQELYNAGLLSSARYGTLDGNLGPTDGRKKPRGKWLALESLERRCQICQHLCYLSMVVQETDNVVFCLECALRYVEKHKSCRGLKMMYRYDEEQINSLVNQVCGRAMLKNGGVGVGVGGGAVIVNGGGGDNCHTLSPAKASPAKRGPRKRATVEVSLARLSSIHMPKAAAVS